A window from Telopea speciosissima isolate NSW1024214 ecotype Mountain lineage chromosome 8, Tspe_v1, whole genome shotgun sequence encodes these proteins:
- the LOC122672079 gene encoding protein EMBRYO DEFECTIVE 514-like, translated as MAEVIDNQQIIEGEDKTALEDMDVETNETVQNPNTSEEHQANGGEKLDVNGDQSSENTSNGDSKRAREDGGDPEEGEDGSKKQKVEKSAEEERLENLGRNSENEEAQEKDEEDNKSGPVSLGPKSFSSSEEMFNYFNKFLHHWPPNLNVNKYEYIVLLDLLKKGHAEVDKKLGGGVNAFQVRYHPMWKSRCFFLIRQDDSVDDFSFRKCVDHILPLPDNMKGKFHASETLGGTHHKGGGGRRGGGGGRGSGGRRGGYGRRR; from the exons ATGGCGGAAGTAATTGATAACCAGCAG ATTATAGAAGGGGAAGACAAGACAGCGTTGGAAGACATGGATGTGGAAACCAACGAAACTGTTCAAAATCCAAACACTTCCGAAGAACACCAGGCGAACGGAGGGGAAAAACTGGATGTGAATGGTGATCAGTCGTCAGAGAATACCTCAAATGGCGATTCCAAGCGAGCgagagaagatggtggagatcCCGAAGAAGGTGAAGACGGTTCGAAGAAGCAAAAGGTCGAGAAGTCCGCCGAAGAAGAGCGCCTCGAGAACTTGGGGCGAAATAGCGAGAATGAGGAAGCCcaggaaaaagatgaagaagataatAAATCTGGTCCTGTGAGTCTTGGTCCCAAGAGTTTCAGTTCGTCCGAGGAGATGTTCAATTACTTCAACAAATTCCTCCATCACTGGCCTCCTAATCTCAATGTCAACAAG TATGAGTACATAGTGTTGCTTGATTTGCTTAAGAAAGGTCATGCGGAGGTGGACAAGAAGCTTGGTGGAGGGGTCAATGCTTTCCAGGTCCGCTACCACCCAATGTGGAAAAGCAGGTGCTTCTTTCTTATCAGACAAGATGATTCTGTGGATGACTTTAGTTTCAGGAAATGTGTAGATCACATACTCCCCTTGCCTGATAACATGAAAGGCAAATTCCATGCCAGTGAGACATTGGGTGGAACCCATCATAAGGGTGGAGGTGGACGtcgtggtggtggaggaggaagaggcagTGGTGGGAGAAGAGGTGGGTATGGTCGTAGAAGATAA
- the LOC122671622 gene encoding amino acid transporter AVT1I-like encodes MDIHSTTLSPSNSIISGDGLSSLKQPLLSHHGHCEPSMPRMETHKEETMENQSSQQPLQQAPTGTTFLRTCFNGLNALSGVGILSIPYALSEGGWLSLVFLFIIAVACNYTGLLLKRCMDAHRLVKTYTDIGELAFGYKGRAMVALFMYLELYLVAAEFLILEGDNLEKLFPNKNFQLGSLTIGGKQGFVLVAALLILPTTWLRNLGLLAYVSAGGVLASIIVVGCVAWAGAVDGVGFHESGKLLNWAGLPTAISLYAFCYCGHAVFPTLCTSMKDRSQFPKVLVICFILCTLNYGSMAVLGYLMYGEGLKSQVTLNLPVGKISSKIAIYTTLVNPFTKYAIMITPIAAAIEDWFPFRNSRPISLLIRTVLLISNVVVALTIPFFAYLMAFIGAFLSVVVSLLLPCICYLKIFKSSRSFNLELVIICGILVLGIIVAVLGTYTSLRQIAEHL; translated from the exons ATGGATATCCACTCAACCACACTTTCTCCCTCCAATAGTATCATCAGTGGAGATGGTCTCTCCTCTCTTAAACAGCCCTTACTCTCTCACCATGGCCACTGTGAACCTTCAATGCCGAGAATGGAAACTCACAAGGAGGAGACCATGGAGAACCAGAGCAGCCAACAACCCCTGCAACAAGCACCAACAGGAACCACCTTCCTCAGGACTTGTTTCAATGGACTCAACGCCTTATCAG GAGTGGGAATACTATCGATCCCATATGCACTTTCTGAAGGAGGGTGGTTGAGcttggtttttcttttcatcataGCAGTAGCTTGTAACTACACAGGTTTACTTTTAAAAAGATGTATGGATGCACACAGATTGGTGAAAACCTATACTGATATAGGTGAGCTTGCTTTTGGTTACAAAGGAAGAGCTATGGTAGCTTTGTTCATGTATCTTGAGCTGTATCTAGTCGCCGCGGAATTTTTGATATTGGAAGGTGATAATTTAGAGAAGCTATTTCCAAACAAGAATTTCCAACTTGGAAGCTTGACAATTGGGGGGAAACAAGGTTTTGTTCTGGTTGCTGCTCTTCTAATCTTGCCCACAACTTGGTTAAGGAATTTGGGTTTACTTGCTTATGTCTCTGCTGGTGGGGTTTTGGCTTCTATtattgttgtgggttgtgttgCTTGGGCTGGTGCAGTGGATGGTGTTGGATTTCATGAAAGTGGAAAGCTTTTGAATTGGGCTGGATTGCCCACTGCAATCAGCTTATATGCCTTCTGTTACTGTGGTCATGCTGTGTTTCCTACTTTATGCACTTCTATGAAAGATAGAAGCCAGTTTCCTAAG GTGTTGGTGATTTGCTTTATTCTTTGCACCCTCAACTATGGATCGATGGCTGTTTTAGGCTACTTGATGTATGGAGAAGGCTTGAAATCTCAAGTGACATTAAACCTTCCTGTTGGAAAGATTAGCTCAAAGATAGCAATTTACACAACATTAGTCAATCCATTCACAAAGTATGCGATTATGATCACCCCAATTGCTGCAGCGATTGAAGACTGGTTTCCGTTCCGAAACAGCAGACCGATAAGCCTCCTTATTAGAACAGTATTATTGATCAGTAATGTGGTTGTAGCACTAACCATTCCATTTTTCGCATACCTAATGGCATTCATTGGTGCATTTCTGAGTGTCGTGGTCTCACTGTTGCTGCCATGCATCTGCTATCTCAAGATTTTCAAGTCCTCACGGAGCTTCAATCTAGAATTGGTGATTATTTGTGGGATTTTGGTCCTGGGGATCATAGTTGCAGTGTTAGGTACTTATACTTCTCTTAGGCAAATTGCCGAACATCTGTGA